A genome region from Populus alba chromosome 3, ASM523922v2, whole genome shotgun sequence includes the following:
- the LOC118028769 gene encoding uncharacterized protein — translation MAQMLLLWWSKTTTKTGGVDTIAATSKTVENIGSTQNCFCGCLSKLLKKLKKRGRVIRAAAASRQSSFQCRYDPLSYSLNFDTSGCGSMLDDEDYYHFCAFTSRFVANPSRSRISTTSSSSRILVATSH, via the coding sequence ATGGCGCAAATGTTGCTCCTTTGGTGGTCAAAAACCACCACCAAGACCGGTGGTGTTGATACCATTGCCGCCACCAGCAAGACGGTTGAGAATATTGGCAGTacacaaaattgtttttgtggGTGTCTATCAAAGCTTTtgaagaagctaaagaagagagGAAGAGTGATACGCGCTGCCGCTGCAAGTAGGCAATCTTCATTCCAGTGCCGGTATGATCCATTGAGTTATTCTCTCAATTTTGATACAAGTGGGTGCGGAAGCATGTTAGATGATGAAGATTACTACCACTTCTGTGCTTTCACGTCAAGGTTTGTGGCCAACCCATCAAGAAGCAGGATCAGTACTACATCCTCTTCTTCAAGAATACTAGTGGCCACTTCTCACTAG